Proteins found in one Candidatus Saccharibacteria bacterium genomic segment:
- the tsaD gene encoding tRNA (adenosine(37)-N6)-threonylcarbamoyltransferase complex transferase subunit TsaD, producing MRILSIESSCDETSLAILEDGYKLIGHLVASQKTHNQYGGVVPEVASREHFSIILPLLEELLEQTGIDMGQIDYIAVTRGPGLMGALIIGNMFARTLSELYSIPLIGVNHVLAHSFVNFINPAGPEAWPEFSTLSLVVSGAHTDIQFVDQDLKHQLMGATRDDAAGEAFDKVARLVGFGYPGGAKLSNFAVGGDNTAFQLPKARLGKDSLEFSFSGLKTAVLRLVTQLKDQGQWNDNVKRDLAASFQKNVVDTIVDKFEIAFNQTKPASIILGGGVMANSLLRDQLVERFTGRRVKVFLPPRALCTDNAAMIAALAYQMIVRHIPVNIEIDSSLETL from the coding sequence ATGAGAATATTATCAATAGAAAGCTCTTGTGATGAAACCTCTTTGGCGATCTTAGAGGATGGCTATAAGTTGATCGGTCACTTGGTAGCTAGTCAAAAAACCCACAATCAATATGGGGGCGTCGTCCCAGAAGTAGCCTCTAGGGAGCACTTCTCTATTATTCTGCCTCTTCTAGAGGAGCTACTGGAACAAACTGGGATCGATATGGGTCAGATTGATTATATTGCTGTTACTCGAGGACCCGGACTAATGGGCGCCCTGATCATTGGTAATATGTTTGCTAGAACCCTATCAGAGCTATATTCAATACCCTTGATAGGCGTTAACCATGTTTTGGCACATAGCTTTGTAAATTTTATCAATCCAGCTGGTCCCGAGGCGTGGCCAGAGTTCTCAACTCTCAGTCTGGTAGTTTCAGGTGCTCATACCGATATTCAATTTGTGGATCAAGACTTGAAGCATCAACTGATGGGAGCTACTAGGGATGATGCGGCAGGTGAGGCATTTGATAAGGTCGCTAGGCTAGTGGGTTTTGGCTATCCTGGGGGTGCTAAACTGTCAAACTTTGCCGTAGGGGGTGATAACACTGCTTTTCAGCTACCAAAAGCTCGTTTGGGTAAGGATAGTCTAGAATTTAGCTTCTCGGGGCTTAAAACAGCAGTATTAAGGCTGGTTACCCAACTCAAAGACCAGGGTCAATGGAACGATAATGTTAAACGGGATCTGGCAGCCAGTTTTCAGAAAAATGTAGTAGATACTATAGTTGATAAATTCGAGATCGCTTTTAACCAGACCAAGCCTGCTTCAATTATTCTAGGGGGTGGTGTGATGGCAAATAGTTTACTCAGGGATCAACTGGTTGAAAGGTTTACCGGAAGAAGGGTTAAGGTTTTTTTACCACCAAGAGCACTTTGTACAGATAATGCCGCAATGATTGCTGCTCTTGCCTATCAGATGATAGTGCGCCATATTCCAGTTAATATTGAGATTGATTCAAGTCTTGAAACACTCTAA